The nucleotide window TCTCCCTCGGGACTGCCGTGGAGCAAATGCAAAAGCTGCAAAGCGAGATGCATCTGCCGGCGACGGTGAGCGCCAGTTTCCAGGGTTCCGCTCAAGTTTTTCAATCGTCGCTCAAAGGGCTTGGCGTGCTGCTGTTGATGTCAATTCTGGTCATCTACATCATTCTCGGAATTCTCTACGAAAGTTTCGTCCATCCGATCACGATTCTGTCCGGCCTGCCTTCCGCCGGCTTCGGCGCCTTGCTCACGCTGATGATCTTCGGAATCGATTTGAACATCTACGCGTTTGTTGGGCTGATCATGCTCGTCGGCATTGTGAAGAAAAACGCCATCATGATGATCGACTTCGCCATCGACGCGCAGCGTAAAGGCAAACCTGCGTATGACGCGATTTACCAGGGCTGCCTGCTGCGTTTCCGCCCGATCATGATGACGACCATGGCGGCGTTGATGGCCACACTCCCGATTGCACTCGGCTTTGGCGCCGGCGGAGAATCGCGCCGGCCGCTCGGACTTACGGTGGTGGGTGGACTGGTGGTTTCTCAACTGCTGACGCTTTATATCACCCCGGTGGTTTATCTTTACCTAGAAGGAGTTCGCGAATGGATGGCGCGGCACACCCATCGTCGTCGCGTTGCGTCCAGCGGAGCTGCCACGCCGGCGCCAGCGGGTTAACCTGAGCATTCAGATTGCAGCTACTCGGTCGCTTGATTACTTTCGCAGAGATTAAAAGTCCGCAACACGATCCTTGATTCGCCAGATGGAAAATGCACCTGTCAAAAAGAAACGTGGTTGCTTGTTCCGCATGTTCAGAGCGACTTTCGTTTTGCTCTTCCTGCTGGCAGGTTTTGTTTATTTCATTTACGTCCTGCCGTTCTGGGGCATTCCGTTCAACGGCTCGCGCCATGGTCGCGTGCCGCTGACACCGCCGTGGGCCTTGGAATGCTGGCTGTGGGAGGACGACGTGAACAACGAGGCTTACGTGAAGGAGTTGCTGGAAGGTTACGCGAAGTACGACTTTCCAGTGCGCACCATCCTCATCGACAGCCCGTGGAGTTGGCGTTACAACGACTTCAAGGTGGATGAAGACCGTTACCCTGAACCGGAGAAGTTCTTCCGCGGCTTGCAGGACCAGGGATATCGCGTCGTCCTCTGGATGACTTGCATGGTGGACAGTCATAGCAAGGATACCAAGGTCACCGACTCTCAGGCTTTTTATGACGAGGCGCGGTCAAAGGGTTACCTGGCAGCGCGAGGCGAGCAGTGGCGCTGGTGGAAAGGCAAGGGCGGGTTCATCGACTACACCAACCCCGATGCCATGAAGTGGTGGCATGGAATGCAGAAGCAGGTGTTGGACTGGGGCGTGGACGGCTGGAAGCTGGATGGCTGCGACACTTTCTTCTCCGGCAAACTCGGGAAGCTCCCCGTGCCGTTCAACCGCGTGCACTCCGGCTGGATGACCACGCGCCAATACATGGACCACTACGCCCGCGATGAGTACCAGTACGGACTCACCCAGAATCCCGAGTTCGTGATCATGGTCCGCGCGATGGATCGCCCTTGGAGCCATCCCGAAGGCTTTTCGCCATTGGACGCGGCGACCGTGACGTGGATGGGCGACAATCAACACACTTGGAAATACAAGGACCGCGGGATTGAAGAAGCCATCACCGACATCCTGCTCAGCGCCAAGCTCGGCTATTGCGTCACCGGCAGTGACATCGCCGGCTACAATGGCCGCAGCAATCCGGACGACATCGGCCCGGCGACGGCCGCGCTCTTGTCCTCCTGGAAGCCGAAGACGAATAGCGGAGGCCCGACCAGCGCTGAGTTTGGCACGGCTGCCGGCAAGGATGAAATTGCGCCCAACATTTATATTCGCTGGGCGGAGTTCTCGACGTTCTGTGGATTCTTTCTCAACGGCGGGCACGGTGAGCGCCGCTTGTGGAAGCGCACGCAGCCAGAGCTTGAGATCGTCCGTAAATTTTCCTGGCTCCATACCGAGATTGTTCCCTACATGTATTCGCATGTTGTGCGATGCCACCGCGGCGACAAGCCGCTCATCCGGCCGCTCACTGAAGGGAAGTTCCAATACTTGTTTGGCGAGGACTTGCTCGTGGCGCCGATTCACGAAGACAAGCTCATGCGCACGGTTTCATTGCCCTCGGGCGGTTGGCGTTATTTCTTTGACGACCACGCTGTCCTCCAAGGCCCCTTGCAAATAACACGCGACTTTCCGCTCGACGAGTTCCCGGTGTTTGTCCGCGATGGCGCCGTCGTGCCGCTGAAGGTCAAGCGCCCCTACACGCGATTTGGGGACCAGGACTCCGCGGAGTTTATGACTTGGATCATCTACCCCAAAGGCCGGAGCGAATTCACGCTGTTCCATCCCGAGACGCATCCCAACCCGGAAAAGACCACCGTGAAGGTGGACTCCGGCAAATCGTTGAAGATCGAATTCACCGGGAAGCGCGAGCCTCACATCCTTCGTATTATTTCAAAGCTGAAACCCGTCAGCGTCAACCTGGACGACAAAGACCTGCCCGAAGGAAGCGCCTGGAAGTTTGATGCAGCAGACCAGCGGATCATCATCAAGACGCGTGACTACGGCGAGGGCAGGTACGCGATTTCGTGGGAGTGATCCGTTTGTTTGTCATGGGATCTCAGCGGGAGATTCTGAAATCACGTTTCCCAACCAAGAATTACTAATGACAACCTTTTGTCTCATATGAGACAAAAGGTTGTCATGCGTGGTCGGGGCGGTCGAGGCTGAGAAAGAAACCCAGCAGCAGGAAATTGGATGGTGGTAGGTGATGGATTCGAACCATCGAAGGCGTAAGCCAGCAGATTTACAGTCTGCCCCCGTTGGCCACTTGGGTAACCTACCGCCGCAAATCCGTTTGAAGCGGACGGGGATTTAGCCAAACTCACCTGCCACCCTCAAGTTCAAAGTTTTGAATTTCCGCCGCAAATCGTTGCCGGCGCTCCTCTCAAATTAAGATTGTCATCGGGCGACGGAATGGTTACGTTCCTGTGTCGAAAGCGACCGTGTGTTCTTGACTATGGCCAACGAAACGAAAGAGCTGCCTGTGGGCGATGACTTGCTGAAAAATTCCTCGCTCTATCGCGAGTTCCAAGCCGAGCGCGAGGAGATTTTGAAGCATAAATGGATCGAATCGGAAAAAGCCGGACGTGACATCGGATTCGAACGCGCTTTGATCGATTGGATCGTGAAACATCGCGCCAAGTGGCGGAAAAGCCGGCAGACGAGCGGCCACCAAAACTGATCGGCTGGCGTCGTCTCCTTTAAGGCAGCCCGGTGAGGTTGCGAAGGAAAGCCATGAACGAACTCATTCTCAGTGGGCGAACTGGTTCGCAGGGCGGGCCGGATCGCTTTTTTTATGTCTGAATCCACGCTCATCCTGAATGCTTCCGCCGTTGAGCGCGCCCTGACCCGCATCGCCCATGAAATTGCCGAGCGCAACGACCTCAGTGCGGAAGTGGCGCTCGTCGGCATCCAGCGTGGCGGGGTTTATCTCGCTCAACGGCTCGGCACAATTTTGAGCGGTATCTGGGGGCACGCGGTGCCCACCGGCAGTCTCGACGTGAGTATGCACCGGGATGACCTCGATCAGCGGATGACCCCTGACGTTCATCCAACCCAAATGCCATTCGACCTCAACGCCAAAACCGTGGTGCTCGTGGACGACGTGCTTTTCCGCGGCCGCACCGTCCGTGCGGCGATGGATGCCCTCAACGATTTTGGCCGCCCGCAAAAAATTCAACTGGCCGTGCTCATCGACCGCGGCCATCGCGAACTGCCGATCAAGGCCGACTTTGTGGGCAAAAATGTGCCGACGGCGCTCACTGAGAATGTCCGTGTGCAACTTCAAGAAACCGACGGCAAGGACGAAGTGTGTCTCGAAAAGAAATGAGCTGGAACCGCAAACATCTGCTCGACATCGAATCGCTCACCGCGGAGGAGATCATCACCGTGCTCGACACGGCCCGCGCCTTCAAAGCCGTCGGCGAGCGCGCCATCAAGAAGGTCCCGGCGCTCCGCGGAAAGACCGTCGTCAACCTGTTCGTTGAACCGTCCACCCGCACCCGAATAAGTTTCGAGCTGGCGGCGCAACGTTTGACGGCGGACGTCATCAATTTCTCGGCGGAAGCCTCCTCGTTCAAAAAGGGCGAGACGCTCAAGGACACCGCCCGCAATCTGGAAGCGCTCAACGCCGATATCATCATCATTCGCCACAGCGCCACGGGTGCGCCGCATTTTCTCTCGCGCTTTCTGAACGCCAGTGTGATCAACGCCGGCGATGGCGCGCATGAACATCCCACACAGGCGTTGCTCGACACCTTCACCATCCGCGAAAGGAAGGGAAGCATCGCCGGGTTGAATGTCACCATCCTGGGCGACGTGCTTTACAGTCGGGTGGCTCGCTCGAACATCTGGGCGTTGTTAAAACTTGGCGCCAAAGTAACACTTTGCGGCCCGGCCACGCTCGTGCCGCGCGTCTTTGAACAAATGGGTTGCCGCGTCACTTACGATGTGGATGAAGCCATCGCCCAAGCCGACATCATCAATCTGTTGCGCATCCAGCATGAACGGCAGCGCAAAACAATGTTTCCCAGCCTCGGCGAATACACCAGTCTGTTTGGATTGAACCGGGCGCGGCTTTCGCGCGCCAAGCCGGATGCCTTGATCATGCACCCCGGCCCGATCAATCGCGGTGTGGAAATTGACAGCGATGTCGCCGATTGTGTCCGTTCGGTGATTCTGGAACAGGTAACCAACGGTCTGGCCGTGCGCATGGCGGTGTTGTTTCTGGTCAACGGCGGCAAAGGCCCGCAGGAAGTTTCCGCCTAAACTTTTCTCTGGCGCAGGGACCGCAGATTGGATTAGTGTGTGTCCGTTCACGATGCCGGTTGCCGAGGACGAGCGGCAAGGGATTGTCACCTCAGGGCAGGACTGAGGGGCAAGTCATGGAGTTGGCGGTTAACTATGAAATCGATTTCAATCCAATGGAAACACCGTTGCTTGCCAGACTGAGCGCCACGACTCTGTTCCTCCAAGAATGGGTCAACGATCCACGTCAAATCGGGGCGATTGCGCCTAGTTCCAAGAATCTTGCCGCCGCCATGGCGCGCTGGTTGCCGCCCGAACCGGATTCCTACGTGCTGGAGCTTGGCCCCGGCACTGGCGTCGTCACCCGGGCAATTCTGGAACGCGGTCACGCGCCGGATCGATTGGTCGCCATTGAAAAATCTCCGAAGATGGCGGAACACCTTCGCGAGCAGTTTCCCGAAACCCACGTCGTTACCGGCGACGCGCTCGACCTGGACGACGTATTGAAAATGCAGGTCAATCAATCCAGAAACGTCGCCGTGGTCTTTTCCAGTTTGCCATTGATGAACTTCGAGCCGGAAACCGCTGATCGCCTCGCCAGAAAAATCCGCGCCGTTCTGCGTCCGCGCGGTCGCTACGTTCAATACAGCTATCACATCGGCAAACGACAGCCGAACGCCGCCGCCGCCCATTTCCGTCTCATTGCGTCCGAGTGGGTGTTGCTGAACCTTCCGCCCGCGCGTGTGTGCGTTTACGAGAAGTAGATGACTGCCAGCGCAACCCTGCTCGGGTCGGTCGACCAGAACGCCCAGTCAATCAATTGTCGAGCATTCAGTTCCGTGTGTGAATGCCGGCAGATCCGCGATACAGCTTGCGATTCATCAAGACTCCCATGACGCTCCAGGTTCAGTCGGTATTGGTTTCGGTCATGGCTTTGGTCTTGCCATTTGGCATGCCATAAACTATTTTAGCCTCATGATTGAGACAGTTACCATGGACCCGGCGGGCCGGATTGTGTTAAACAAGCGGCTGCGTGGAAAATTGAACCTGAACGGCCCCGCCGTTTTTCGCGTCGATGCATTGGGAAACCGGATCGAACTGGAATTGATCCCTTCAAAATCTGTGTCCCGCCTGAGGAAGAAAGGTCGGCTGTTGGTGCTCGCCGGCACCGGTAAAAAGTTCAATGCCGTCGAAGCCATCGAACAGGCGCGGGCGGATCGGGAATGAAGGATTTTTTTGATTCGTCGATTTTGGTCGCGGCACTGTGCGAGGACGAATCGCATCACGCGGCCTGTAGCGCCGCACTCAATCGTGCGCGAGGCGGATGTTATTCACTCCATAGTCTGGCGGAGATTTACAACACCTTGACCGGCAAGCTCGGCATTCCTCCTGCCGACGCCCGGCAAGCCATTGACAAAAGCATCGTCGAACTTCTCGACCCCGTTACGTTGTCGCTTTCAGATTATCTGAAGGCGATTCAATCCGCCGTTCCGATCGGCAGCCGGGGCGCCGCCATTTACGATTTGCTGCTGCTCGCGTCCGCACGGAAGGCGGGCGCGGAAAGAATCTACACCCTCAATTTGCGCCATTTTCATTTTTTGGCTCCCGATTTGAAGCCTATTATTGTTTCTCCTTGAACGCCCGCTGGCCCACGAACAGCCGCCGTCCGCCTTGAAAGCCATTGTAACCGATCGACCGTCGGAAACGGGATTCCAACGCTGAAAGCCGCCTTCCCACGTCGGCGGCTACGCCGGAAAAACCAATCGGCAAATAATGACCGAAGCAATGATTCCCACCAAGTCTGCCGTCAATCCCGCCAGCACCGCGTATCGTGTGCGCCGCACGCTCACCGCGCCGAAATAAACTGCCAGCACATAAAATGTCGTTTCCGTGCTTCCGTAAATCGTCCCCGCCATGCGCGCAATCAAGCTGTCTGGCCCGAATTGCTTCACCAGTTCTGTGAAAATTCCAAGCGACCCGCTGCCGCTCAATGGCCGCATCAAGGCCAGCGGCAGCAAGTCGGATGGGAAGTGCAAAACATCCATCAGCGGCTTGAGCCACGCTGTGATCAACTCAATGCCGCCGGCCGCGCGGAACATGCCGATGGCCACCAGGATCGCCACCAAATACGGCACGATGCGAATCGCCACCTCGAACCCTTCCTTCGCTCCGTCCACGAATTCTTCATAGACCTTTACCCGCCGCAGTGCTGCGTAAAGCGGAAATGCCGAAAGCAGAAACGGAATCGAGAGTTTGG belongs to Verrucomicrobiota bacterium and includes:
- a CDS encoding glycoside hydrolase family 31 protein, producing MFRATFVLLFLLAGFVYFIYVLPFWGIPFNGSRHGRVPLTPPWALECWLWEDDVNNEAYVKELLEGYAKYDFPVRTILIDSPWSWRYNDFKVDEDRYPEPEKFFRGLQDQGYRVVLWMTCMVDSHSKDTKVTDSQAFYDEARSKGYLAARGEQWRWWKGKGGFIDYTNPDAMKWWHGMQKQVLDWGVDGWKLDGCDTFFSGKLGKLPVPFNRVHSGWMTTRQYMDHYARDEYQYGLTQNPEFVIMVRAMDRPWSHPEGFSPLDAATVTWMGDNQHTWKYKDRGIEEAITDILLSAKLGYCVTGSDIAGYNGRSNPDDIGPATAALLSSWKPKTNSGGPTSAEFGTAAGKDEIAPNIYIRWAEFSTFCGFFLNGGHGERRLWKRTQPELEIVRKFSWLHTEIVPYMYSHVVRCHRGDKPLIRPLTEGKFQYLFGEDLLVAPIHEDKLMRTVSLPSGGWRYFFDDHAVLQGPLQITRDFPLDEFPVFVRDGAVVPLKVKRPYTRFGDQDSAEFMTWIIYPKGRSEFTLFHPETHPNPEKTTVKVDSGKSLKIEFTGKREPHILRIISKLKPVSVNLDDKDLPEGSAWKFDAADQRIIIKTRDYGEGRYAISWE
- the pyrR gene encoding bifunctional pyr operon transcriptional regulator/uracil phosphoribosyltransferase PyrR, which gives rise to MSESTLILNASAVERALTRIAHEIAERNDLSAEVALVGIQRGGVYLAQRLGTILSGIWGHAVPTGSLDVSMHRDDLDQRMTPDVHPTQMPFDLNAKTVVLVDDVLFRGRTVRAAMDALNDFGRPQKIQLAVLIDRGHRELPIKADFVGKNVPTALTENVRVQLQETDGKDEVCLEKK
- a CDS encoding aspartate carbamoyltransferase catalytic subunit, which encodes MSWNRKHLLDIESLTAEEIITVLDTARAFKAVGERAIKKVPALRGKTVVNLFVEPSTRTRISFELAAQRLTADVINFSAEASSFKKGETLKDTARNLEALNADIIIIRHSATGAPHFLSRFLNASVINAGDGAHEHPTQALLDTFTIRERKGSIAGLNVTILGDVLYSRVARSNIWALLKLGAKVTLCGPATLVPRVFEQMGCRVTYDVDEAIAQADIINLLRIQHERQRKTMFPSLGEYTSLFGLNRARLSRAKPDALIMHPGPINRGVEIDSDVADCVRSVILEQVTNGLAVRMAVLFLVNGGKGPQEVSA
- a CDS encoding methyltransferase domain-containing protein; protein product: METPLLARLSATTLFLQEWVNDPRQIGAIAPSSKNLAAAMARWLPPEPDSYVLELGPGTGVVTRAILERGHAPDRLVAIEKSPKMAEHLREQFPETHVVTGDALDLDDVLKMQVNQSRNVAVVFSSLPLMNFEPETADRLARKIRAVLRPRGRYVQYSYHIGKRQPNAAAAHFRLIASEWVLLNLPPARVCVYEK
- a CDS encoding PIN domain-containing protein — translated: MKDFFDSSILVAALCEDESHHAACSAALNRARGGCYSLHSLAEIYNTLTGKLGIPPADARQAIDKSIVELLDPVTLSLSDYLKAIQSAVPIGSRGAAIYDLLLLASARKAGAERIYTLNLRHFHFLAPDLKPIIVSP